The window TGAACAATATCCTCTGCATCATTTTTGTCAAATACAAGCCGATACGTGATGCGGTAAAATTGCTTCGCGTGACGATTGACAAGCGCTGCGAAGGCTCCATGCCTTCCTTGCTGTATATGATGGAGTAGCGACTCATCATCGAGATCGGGAAAATGCGTATCGACGGTGCTGCTCTCTTCCGCTGTCATATTCTGCCAACAGAAACATGATGCTTGTGAGGGTGATGCATACACCCTCACAAGCATATATCTCTTACATATTTGCCGCTTGAGGTCAACGGGCGAGCCGTCTGCCGTGATGACCACCGGGTCCGGGTGGAATCAGTTCCGCCAATAGGGTTCGCTCTTCCTGCGTAAACTGTGTTGCCAGCTTCACAATTGCTTTTTCCCTCGCTTCGCGCATCTTTTCATGCAGTTTATGTACTTGTTTCGTCTTTTTAAGGAACAGAGTTTTATCAAACTCAGGTGCGGTGAGTATATCTTTTATTTCCGCACGGAGTTTTTCAATTTGCTCCCTCATGTTCTTTGTTTCCTCCCTGGCTTCCCGTATGGTGCGATGGAACAACATCTCTTTATCTTCCGGAAGCTGAGATAAAATTTCATGTGGTGGTTTGTGAACGCGACCATGTGAGCGGTGACCATTGAAGGCATAAGCTATTGAACACACAGACACCCCTACTATCAATACCGCAATTATTATCTTTTTTTTCATTATTCTATCCTCCGTTATGTTTTCAAAGTTTGCAAGCATGCTTACATGAACTGATACGAATGAAAGTACAAAAGCCTTCGTTGTCTTTTCAGATTTTTTGAGTCAATTTTCAAGTGGTTACTAGAACAAGAAGGGATTATATCTTTATTTGTGACTTTTGCAAAGGCATTAACATTAATCTTTGATTGCCCTCCGCAATTCTTGCTTAATCAGTTTGTCCTCCTCTGTAATCCCTCTACCTTCCAGCCCCCCAAGGGGCCTTTTTATTGCCCGGGGATGGGTACCATGATAAATTAGTTAATAAGGAAAGGGTTTCATTTCAACTTCAAAGCACCATCGGACGTCGAATATTTTATCAGGCGGCAGGAGGTGAACAGGCCCTGACATCAGCAATGAAATGAGGGCGTTATTTTATGGGTAGCGAGCCCTGGTACAAAAACGGACTTCACTTCGAGTGCATGCGGTGCGGGAACTGCTGCAGCGGATTTTCCGGTACGGTTCGCGTCACCGATGAGGAGATTGCGGCGCTCTCGCAACGTCTCGGTTTCCCTGAGGCCGAGTTTCGGAAACAATACACTCGCCCCCTGCGAGGTGGAGACATCAGCCTTATCGAGAAGCCGAACAGGGACTGCATCTTCTTTGATAATATACATGGGTGCACGGTGTACACTGACCGTCCTCGACAATG of the Deltaproteobacteria bacterium genome contains:
- a CDS encoding periplasmic heavy metal sensor, yielding MKKKIIIAVLIVGVSVCSIAYAFNGHRSHGRVHKPPHEILSQLPEDKEMLFHRTIREAREETKNMREQIEKLRAEIKDILTAPEFDKTLFLKKTKQVHKLHEKMREAREKAIVKLATQFTQEERTLLAELIPPGPGGHHGRRLAR
- a CDS encoding YkgJ family cysteine cluster protein, producing the protein MGSEPWYKNGLHFECMRCGNCCSGFSGTVRVTDEEIAALSQRLGFPEAEFRKQYTRPLRGGDISLIEKPNRDCIFFDNIHGCTVYTDRPRQCRTWPFWRSVVSSPKRWEKEAENCPGINRGPIYTPDFIKQMSEHDGISDTFPELSDNLVEAPTKGLPSVSPAPAKKR